One segment of Synchiropus splendidus isolate RoL2022-P1 chromosome 4, RoL_Sspl_1.0, whole genome shotgun sequence DNA contains the following:
- the ovch1 gene encoding ovochymase-1, with product MLLFLLASLLCFLRVCDGNPHLADIEQDSGNFFGNFELAGVRSFMPEKEVETRIIGGQEAWAHSWPWQVSLTFSGMPACGGAVISPLWVLSAAHCFKKYNKASFWMVKAGKHDLDNPDEVGQQVVGVAALISHPRYDTKTKERDIALLKLKKTLIFNQFVRPIKIWTSPVDHFKKCTTTGWGATRENGPRVTRLQEVNVTILSSDVCNKYYSGRIRRSMFCAGKEGGGSDACQGDSGGPLSCFTEEHFQLAGLVSWGVGCGRAKKPGVYTKMQPLVEWMSDTIHDQDRVYEDSPTIEDRCGQQTSSKCKTTPMLAVISGHGDSVVENVTEPCPYFWPWQVSLQSNGHHYCSGTLIHRRWVLTARHCNVRPREDVVVLGAHDLRFPSSQRIPVDEVFNPVQDHSFPPRSDLSLVKLSIPARIGPTVSPVCVPEEDEELDSTWECITTGWGAVKGSAAVGPERIHHARVNLVNRTSCMEAWGRDVISDTHLCVSPGAAAGCMGDSAAPLLCRKRGRYFLFGLLTWGSWRCDADKPAVFSSIPDYHPWIDEVTEDI from the exons ATGGAAACCCACATCTGGCTGACATTGAGCAGGATTCAGGCAATTTCTTTGGAAATTTTG AGCTCGCAGGCGTTCGCTCCTTCATGCCCGAGAAGGAGGTTGAGACCCGGATCATAGGTGGCCAAGAAGCCTGGGCACACTCTTGGCCTTGGCAGGTGTCACTGACTTTCTCTGGCATGCCTGCCTGCGGTGGCGCTGTCATCTCACCGCTCTGGGTCCTGTCAGCCGCGCACTGCTTCAAAAA GTACAACAAAGCTTCCTTCTGGATGGTGAAAGCCGGAAAACACGACCTGGACAATCCAGATGAGGTGGGACAGCAG GTGGTTGGGGTCGCGGCACTCATCAGCCACCCCAGATATGACACCAAAACCAAAGAGCGCGACATTGCACTgctcaagctgaaaaaaacGCTGATCTTCAACCAGTTTGTCCGACCCATCAAAATCTGGACGTCCCCAGTGGACCATTTCAAGAAGTGCACCACCACCGGCTGGGGCGCCACCCGCGAGA ATGGACCTCGAGTGACCCGTCTGCAGGAGGTGAACGTTACCATTCTGTCCTCGGACGTCTGTAACAAGTACTATTCTGGCAGGATCAGGAGGTCGATGTTCTGCGCTGGGAAAGAAGGCGGCGGCTCCGACGCCTGCCAG GGTGACTCTGGAGGGCCGTTGTCATGCTTCACTGAAGAACACTTCCAACTGGCTGGACTGGTGAGCTGGGGCGTTGGGTGTGGACGAGCCAAGAAACCAGGGGTATACACCAAGATGCAGCCACTCGTGGAGTGGATGTCCGACACCATCC ACGATCAGGACAGAGTTTACGAAGACTCTCCAACTATAG aGGACAGATGTGGGCAGCAGACCAGCTCCAAGTGCAAGACCACTCCCATGCTGGCCGTGATTTCTGGGCATGGCGACAGCGTTGTGGAGAACGTCACGGAGCCCTGCCCTTACTTCTGGCCCTGGCAGGTCAGTCTACAGTCCAATGGGCACCACTACTGCAGCGGGACGCTCATTCACAGACGCTGGGTGCTGACCGCACGCCACTGCAATGTCAG GCCTCGAGAGGACGTGGTGGTTTTGGGAGCCCATGATCTCCGCTTCCCCTCCTCTCAGAGAATACCAGTGGATGAAGTCTTCAACCCTGTCCAAGACCACAGTTTCCCTCCGAGATCAGATCTGTCTCTTGTCAAACTCAGCATACCAGCCAGAATTG GCCCCACTGTGTCCCCAGTTTGTGTCCctgaagaggacgaggagctTGACAGCACCTGGGAATGTATAACCACGGGATGGGGGGCTGTCAAAGGATCAG CGGCTGTCGGCCCTGAACGCATCCATCATGCTCGGGTAAATCTGGTCAACCGGACCAGCTGCATGGAGGCATGGGgacgtgatgtcatcagtgacactcacttgtgtgtttctcctggagctgcagcaggctGCATG GGAGACTCGGCTGCGCCCCTGCTGTGTCGAAAACGTGGCCGTTACTTCCTGTTCGGCCTCCTGACGTGGGGAAGTTGGCGGTGCGATGCAGACAAACCTGCCGTTTTCTCCAGCATCCCAGACTATCACCCCTGGATTGACGAAGTGACGGAAGATATCTGA